Proteins encoded in a region of the Podarcis muralis chromosome 2, rPodMur119.hap1.1, whole genome shotgun sequence genome:
- the LOC144327040 gene encoding cholinesterase-like isoform X1, which produces MRSADAMRCFRTSPSSLCLLLFLLASSSASEDDTVVVTSSGPIRGKRLPAGSGSVTAYLGIPYAEPPIGKLRFQKPVPHQPWSQVLEATTFGNSCLQFNNDSFPDRPIWTPNTPLSEDCLFLNIWVPHPRPVTPVPILVWIHGGGFSMNSASADVLNGGLLAATENVIVCNLNFRMGTLGFLYLPPAAPGNVALWDQHLALKWVSENAAVFGGDPARLTLLGLGEGGALAGFHLLSPASQPLVARGVFHSGVPTAHWVWRSPEKAERESAMLSQLMGCPKTNHSAMVSCLQGKEIESHALSELCGIRSITTDGEFLTDDPRKLLERGIQGKPILTGVTANEDSFLVYLMLPSAEVNDGILTWEQLLERVLETLKTEEVARAIGLKYAEYFQGPERYRLALIQYLGDYPFLCPVMEFAAKAREVGSPAYVYSFSHRSSGFPWPEWIGTPHGAEIPYLFGNLAASLRKDPSEMEVELSRRVMRYWAEFARSGNPTESAPKEEQWPVYNATEQNIFHITTEAAQHKWMPPGPRCAFLATHLANALEARKSEEGCIPPVQEKDVKNEARDGEIQASGTV; this is translated from the exons ATGCGAT CTGCAGACGCTATGCGTTGTTTCCGGACTTCACCCTCCTCCttgtgcctcctcctcttcctcctggcttccagctctgcctctgaagatgataCTGTGGTGGTCACCAGCAGCGGTCCTATTAGAGGCAAAAGACTCCCGGCTGGCTCTGGCTCTGTGACCGCCTACCTGGGCATCCCCTATGCTGAGCCCCCCATAGGCAAACTGCGTTTCCAGAAGCCGGTTCCACATCAGCCGTGGAGCCAGGTCTTGGAGGCCACCACCTTTGGCAACTCTTGCCTTCAGTTTAATAACGATTCCTTCCCTGATCGACCCATATGGACTCCAAACACACCACTTTCAGAGGACTGCCTGTTCCTCAACATCTGGGTGCCCCATCCACGGCCAGTCACACCAGTGCCCATCCTTGTATGGATCCATGGTGGGGGCTTTAGCATGAACTCAGCCTCAGCAGATGTCTTAAATGGAGGCTTATTAGCTGCTACAGAGAATGTCATTGTGTGCAACTTGAATTTCCGCATGGGGACCCTGGGTTTCCTGTACCTGCCTCCAGCTGCCCCAGGAAATGTTGCGTTGTGGGACCAACATCTGGCTCTGAAGTGGGTGAGTGAGAATGCAGCTGTCTTTGGCGGGGATCCAGCTCGGTTGACTCTCCTTGGCTTAGGTGAAGGAGGAGCTTTAGCAGGTTTCCACCTACTTTCACCGGCAAGCCAACCCCTTGTTGCCCGTGGTGTGTTTCATAGTGGAGTTCCCACTGCCCACTGGGTCTGGAGGAGTCCGGAAAAGGCTGAAAGAGAATCAGCGATGTTGAGTCAGCTCATGGGGTGTCCTAAAACTAATCACAGTGCGATGGTCAGCTGCCTACAGGGGAAGGAAATTGAGAGCCATGCACTTTCTGAACTCTGTGGTATCAGATCAATAACAACGGATGGGGAATTTCTCACCGATGACCCCCGAAAGCTCCTGGAGAGAGGCATTCAAGGCAAACCCATTCTTACTGGTGTCACGGCTAATGAAGACTCATTCCTGGTATACCTTATGCTTCCTAGTGCTGAAGTAAATGATGGGATCCTGACCTGGGAACAGCTTCTTGAGCGGGTGCTGGAAACTCTGAAAACAGAAGAGGTTGCCAGGGCTATAGGCCTGAAGTATGCTGAATACTTTCAAGGGCCAGAGCGGTACCGTTTGGCCTTGATTCAGTATTTGGGAGATTATCCCTTTTTATGCCCAGTGATGGAGTTTGCTGCAAAGGCCAGGGAGGTTGGGAGCCCAGCTTATGTTTATTCCTTCAGCCACCGCAGTTCTGGCTTTCCTTGGCCAGAGTGGATAGGGACCCCCCACGGAGCAGAGATCCCCTACTTGTTTGGAAACTTGGCAGCGTCATTGCGGAAAGACCCATCGGAGATGGAGGTGGAATTGAGCCGGCGAGTGATGCGATACTGGGCGgagtttgccagaagcgg GAATCCCACTGAGTCTGCGCCGAAAGAAGAACAGTGGCCCGTCTACAATGCCACAGAGCAGAACATCTTCCACATCACCACAGAGGCAGCCCAGCACAAATGGATGCCACCTGGTCCACGATGTGCTTTCCTGGCCACTCATCTAGCAAATGCATTAGAAGCAA
- the LOC114588661 gene encoding cholinesterase-like — translation MRCFRTSPSSLCLLLFLLASSSASEDDTVVVTSSGPIRGKRLPAGPGSVTAYLGIPYAEPPIGKLRFQKPVPHQPWSQVLEATTFGNSCLQFNNDSFPDRPIWTPNTPLSEDCLFLNIWVPHPRPVTPVPILLWIYGGGFSMNSASADVLNGGLLAATENVIVASMNYRGGMLGFLYLPPAAPGNVALWDQHLALKWMSENAVVFGGDPARLTLLGLGSGAASVGFHLLSPASQPLVARGVLHSGAPTARWIWRNPEKAERESAMLSQLMGCPKTNHSAMVSCLQGKEIESHALSELCGIRSITADGEFLTDEPRKLLERGIQGKPILTGVMANEDSFMAYLMLPSAEVNDGILTWEQLLERVLETLKTEEVARAIALKYAEYFQGPERYRLALIQYLGDYPLLCPMMEFAAKAREVGSPVYAFYFSHRSSGFPWPEWIGTPHGAEIPYLFGNLAASLRKDPSEAEVELSRRVMRYWAEFARSGNPTGSAPNEEQWPVYNATEQNVFHITTEAAQHKWTPPGSRCAFLASHLANEIEARKSEEGCIPPVQEKDVKNDARDGENHASGTV, via the exons ATGCGTTGTTTCCGGACTTCACCCTCCTCCttgtgcctcctcctcttcctcctggcttccagctctgcctctgaagatgataCTGTGGTGGTCACCAGCAGCGGTCCTATTAGAGGCAAAAGACTCCCGGCTGGCCCTGGCTCTGTCACCGCCTACCTGGGCATCCCCTACGCTGAGCCCCCCATAGGCAAACTGCGTTTCCAGAAGCCGGTTCCACATCAACCGTGGAGCCAGGTCTTGGAGGCCACCACCTTTGGCAACTCTTGCCTTCAGTTTAATAACGATTCCTTCCCTGATCGACCCATATGGACTCCAAACACACCACTTTCAGAGGACTGCCTCTTCCTCAACATCTGGGTGCCCCATCCACGGCCAGTCACACCAGTGCCCATCCTCCTATGGATCTATGGTGGGGGTTTTAGCATGAACTCAGCCTCAGCAGATGTCTTAAATGGAGGCTTACTAGCTGCTACAGAGAATGTCATTGTGGCCTCCATGAATTACCGTGGAGGAATGTTAGGTTTCCTGTACTTGCCGCCAGCTGCCCCAGGAAATGTTGCATTGTGGGACCAACATCTGGCTCTGAAGTGGATGAGTGAGAATGCAGTTGTCTTTGGCGGGGATCCAGCTCGGTTGACTCTCCTTGGCCTCGGTTCTGGAGCAGCCTCAGTTGGTTTTCACCTGCTTTCACCGGCAAGCCAACCCCTTGTTGCCCGTGGTGTGCTTCATAGTGGAGCTCCCACTGCCCGCTGGATTTGGAGGAATCCTGAAAAGGCTGAAAGAGAATCAGCGATGTTGAGTCAGCTCATGGGGTGTCCTAAAACTAACCACAGTGCGATGGTCAGCTGCCTCCAGGGAAAGGAAATTGAGAGCCATGCACTTTCTGAACTCTGTGGTATCAGATCAATAACAGCAGATGGGGAATTTCTCACCGATGAGCCCAGAAAGCTCCTGGAGAGAGGCATTCAAGGCAAACCCATTCTCACTGGTGTCATGGCTAATGAAGACTCATTCATGGCATACCTTATGCTTCCTAGTGCTGAAGTAAATGATGGGATCCTGACCTGGGAACAGCTTCTTGAGCGGGTGCTGGAAACTCTGAAAACAGAGGAGGTTGCCAGGGCTATAGCCCTGAAGTATGCTGAATACTTTCAAGGGCCAGAGCGGTACCGTTTGGCCTTGATTCAGTATTTGGGAGATTATCCCCTTTTATGCCCAATGATGGAGTTTGCTGCAAAGGCCAGGGAAGTTGGGAGCCCAGTTTATGCTTTCTACTTCAGCCACCGCAGTTCTGGCTTTCCTTGGCCAGAGTGGATAGGGACCCCCCACGGAGCAGAGATCCCCTACTTGTTTGGAAACTTGGCAGCATCATTGCGGAAAGACCCATCGGAGGCGGAGGTGGAATTGAGCCGGCGAGTGATGCGATACTGGGCGgagtttgccagaagcgg GAATCCCACCGGGTCTGCGCCCAATGAGGAACAGTGGCCGGTCTACAATGCTACAGAGCAGAACGTCTTCCACATTACCACAGAGGCAGCCCAGCACAAATGGACGCCACCTGGTTCACGATGTGCTTTCCTGGCCTCTCATCTAGCAAATGAAATAGAAGCAA GGAAATCTGAAGAAGGTTGTATACCACCTGTTCAGGAGAAAGATGTGAAGAATGACGCCCGAGATGGCGAAAACCATGCCTCAGGAACTGTTTAG
- the LOC144327040 gene encoding cholinesterase-like isoform X2: MRCFRTSPSSLCLLLFLLASSSASEDDTVVVTSSGPIRGKRLPAGSGSVTAYLGIPYAEPPIGKLRFQKPVPHQPWSQVLEATTFGNSCLQFNNDSFPDRPIWTPNTPLSEDCLFLNIWVPHPRPVTPVPILVWIHGGGFSMNSASADVLNGGLLAATENVIVCNLNFRMGTLGFLYLPPAAPGNVALWDQHLALKWVSENAAVFGGDPARLTLLGLGEGGALAGFHLLSPASQPLVARGVFHSGVPTAHWVWRSPEKAERESAMLSQLMGCPKTNHSAMVSCLQGKEIESHALSELCGIRSITTDGEFLTDDPRKLLERGIQGKPILTGVTANEDSFLVYLMLPSAEVNDGILTWEQLLERVLETLKTEEVARAIGLKYAEYFQGPERYRLALIQYLGDYPFLCPVMEFAAKAREVGSPAYVYSFSHRSSGFPWPEWIGTPHGAEIPYLFGNLAASLRKDPSEMEVELSRRVMRYWAEFARSGNPTESAPKEEQWPVYNATEQNIFHITTEAAQHKWMPPGPRCAFLATHLANALEARKSEEGCIPPVQEKDVKNEARDGEIQASGTV; this comes from the exons ATGCGTTGTTTCCGGACTTCACCCTCCTCCttgtgcctcctcctcttcctcctggcttccagctctgcctctgaagatgataCTGTGGTGGTCACCAGCAGCGGTCCTATTAGAGGCAAAAGACTCCCGGCTGGCTCTGGCTCTGTGACCGCCTACCTGGGCATCCCCTATGCTGAGCCCCCCATAGGCAAACTGCGTTTCCAGAAGCCGGTTCCACATCAGCCGTGGAGCCAGGTCTTGGAGGCCACCACCTTTGGCAACTCTTGCCTTCAGTTTAATAACGATTCCTTCCCTGATCGACCCATATGGACTCCAAACACACCACTTTCAGAGGACTGCCTGTTCCTCAACATCTGGGTGCCCCATCCACGGCCAGTCACACCAGTGCCCATCCTTGTATGGATCCATGGTGGGGGCTTTAGCATGAACTCAGCCTCAGCAGATGTCTTAAATGGAGGCTTATTAGCTGCTACAGAGAATGTCATTGTGTGCAACTTGAATTTCCGCATGGGGACCCTGGGTTTCCTGTACCTGCCTCCAGCTGCCCCAGGAAATGTTGCGTTGTGGGACCAACATCTGGCTCTGAAGTGGGTGAGTGAGAATGCAGCTGTCTTTGGCGGGGATCCAGCTCGGTTGACTCTCCTTGGCTTAGGTGAAGGAGGAGCTTTAGCAGGTTTCCACCTACTTTCACCGGCAAGCCAACCCCTTGTTGCCCGTGGTGTGTTTCATAGTGGAGTTCCCACTGCCCACTGGGTCTGGAGGAGTCCGGAAAAGGCTGAAAGAGAATCAGCGATGTTGAGTCAGCTCATGGGGTGTCCTAAAACTAATCACAGTGCGATGGTCAGCTGCCTACAGGGGAAGGAAATTGAGAGCCATGCACTTTCTGAACTCTGTGGTATCAGATCAATAACAACGGATGGGGAATTTCTCACCGATGACCCCCGAAAGCTCCTGGAGAGAGGCATTCAAGGCAAACCCATTCTTACTGGTGTCACGGCTAATGAAGACTCATTCCTGGTATACCTTATGCTTCCTAGTGCTGAAGTAAATGATGGGATCCTGACCTGGGAACAGCTTCTTGAGCGGGTGCTGGAAACTCTGAAAACAGAAGAGGTTGCCAGGGCTATAGGCCTGAAGTATGCTGAATACTTTCAAGGGCCAGAGCGGTACCGTTTGGCCTTGATTCAGTATTTGGGAGATTATCCCTTTTTATGCCCAGTGATGGAGTTTGCTGCAAAGGCCAGGGAGGTTGGGAGCCCAGCTTATGTTTATTCCTTCAGCCACCGCAGTTCTGGCTTTCCTTGGCCAGAGTGGATAGGGACCCCCCACGGAGCAGAGATCCCCTACTTGTTTGGAAACTTGGCAGCGTCATTGCGGAAAGACCCATCGGAGATGGAGGTGGAATTGAGCCGGCGAGTGATGCGATACTGGGCGgagtttgccagaagcgg GAATCCCACTGAGTCTGCGCCGAAAGAAGAACAGTGGCCCGTCTACAATGCCACAGAGCAGAACATCTTCCACATCACCACAGAGGCAGCCCAGCACAAATGGATGCCACCTGGTCCACGATGTGCTTTCCTGGCCACTCATCTAGCAAATGCATTAGAAGCAA